One region of Danio aesculapii chromosome 7, fDanAes4.1, whole genome shotgun sequence genomic DNA includes:
- the b3gat3 gene encoding galactosylgalactosylxylosylprotein 3-beta-glucuronosyltransferase 3, with protein sequence MRMRLKLKTVFVLYFMVSLFGLLYALMQLGQRCDCRDHEQSKDQQISQLKGELQKLQEHIKTSELSKKTDVPRIYIITPTYARLVQKAELTRLAHTFLHVPQLHWIVVEDSPQQTQLVSDFLSASGLTYTHLNKLTPKERKLQEGDPNWLKPRGAEQRNEGLRWLRWMGSAAHGKEAAALEEAVVYFADDDNTYSLQLFEEMRYTYRVSVWPVGLVGGMKFERPVVEDGKVVRFHTGWRPNRPFPIDMAGFAVSLRLVLTNKEARFDGDAQMGFLESSFLQHLVTMDDLEPKADLCTKVLVWHTRTEKPKMKREEALLKQGMGSDPDVEV encoded by the exons ATGAGGATGAGACTGAAGCTGAAGACAGTGTTTGTCCTGTACTTCATGGTGTCTCTGTTTGGGCTCCTGTACGCGCTGATGCAGCTCG GTCAGCGCTGTGACTGTCGAGATCATGAGCAGTCTAAAGATCAGCAGATCTCTCAGCTGAAAGGGGAGCTGCAGAAGCTGCAGGAGCACATCAAAACATCAGAGCTGTCCAAGAAGACGGATGTGCCCAGAATATACATCATAACGCCCACATATGCTAG ACTGGTGCAAAAAGCTGAGCTCACTCGTCTAGCTCACACATTCCTTCACGTTCCCCAGCTGCACTGGATCGTGGTAGAAGACTCTCCTCAGCAAACTCAGCTCGTCTCTGACTTCCTGTCTGCTTCTGGCTTGACCTACACTCATCTAAACAAGCTGACGCCCAAGGAGAGGAAGCTGCAGGAGGGAGACCCCAACTGGCTGAAGCCCCGAGGGGCCGAGCAGAGGAACGAGGGTCTGCGCTGGCTCAGATGGATGGGTTCTGCGGCTCACGGGAAAGAAGCAGCCGCCCTCGAGGAGGCCGTGGTTTACTTTGCTGATGATGACAACACGTATAGCTTACAGCTTTTTGAAGAG ATGCGCTATACGTACCGTGTGTCAGTGTGGCCTGTGGGTCTGGTGGGTGGGATGAAGTTTGAGCGGCCCGTGGTGGAGGATGGGAAGGTTGTGCGTTTCCACACTGGCTGGCGTCCCAATCGGCCCTTCCCCATCGACATGGCTGGATTTGCAGTGTCCCTGAGGCTGGTATTGACCAATAAGGAAGCTCGGTTTGATGGTGACGCTCAGATGGGCTTCCTGGAAAGCAGTTTCCTTCAGCACCTGGTCACTATGGATGACCTTGAACCCAAAGCAGACCTGTGCACCAAG GTGCTGGTTTGGCACACCCGGACTGAAAAGCCAAAGATGAAGAGAGAAGAAGCTTTGCTGAAGCAGGGGATGGGCTCTGATCCGGATGTGGAGGTGTGA